In the Maribacter sp. MJ134 genome, one interval contains:
- the zwf gene encoding glucose-6-phosphate dehydrogenase: MKKKQNQMLVIFGASGDLTARKLVPALFNLFKADQLPKNFVVLGASRSNMSDEAFRDKVVLESEYLKEKSKDVSEKKMKTFASKFFYEDLGDTYDGDYSGLKKRIHELNDKKKTEGNIMYYLSTPPTLYESIAKSLFDAGLSTQNNGWKRLIVEKPFGYSLETAQQLNNGLQQYFKENQIYRIDHYLGKETVQNLLVTRFANSIFEPLWNRNYIHHVEITNAESVGVEKRGGYYDKSGALRDMFQNHLLQIVSLVVMEPPIGDQPEEIRNEKVKALKSLRIMKDAKTLHDHTIRAQYMASNIDGKAVKGYREEEGVAEDSLTETYAAIKFYVDNWRWKDVPFYVRTAKRMPTKATEVVIHFKTPHHQIFQDTGMHNKDNKLIIRIQPDEGILVKFGVKVPGQGFKVERANLDFYYDSLAETKVMEAYERLLLDAMQGDATLYARADEVEAAWEFVDPILDYWKNGKDVRMYGYAAGVWGPENADELIDGIGSWRNPGPNLTDDPGFCVLC, from the coding sequence ATGAAAAAAAAACAAAACCAGATGTTGGTTATTTTTGGCGCTTCGGGCGATTTAACGGCCAGAAAATTAGTGCCTGCCCTTTTTAACCTCTTCAAAGCCGACCAGCTACCCAAAAATTTTGTGGTTCTAGGGGCGAGCCGCAGTAATATGAGCGATGAAGCGTTTCGAGATAAGGTAGTCCTAGAAAGTGAATACCTCAAAGAAAAGAGTAAGGATGTTTCTGAAAAGAAGATGAAGACTTTTGCTTCTAAATTCTTTTATGAGGATTTGGGTGACACTTATGACGGAGATTATTCAGGTCTAAAAAAACGTATTCATGAACTGAACGATAAGAAAAAGACAGAAGGGAACATTATGTATTACCTGTCCACACCTCCAACCTTGTACGAATCCATTGCCAAGAGTCTCTTCGATGCCGGTTTAAGTACGCAAAACAACGGTTGGAAACGACTAATTGTTGAAAAACCCTTTGGCTATAGCCTAGAGACGGCCCAACAATTGAACAATGGTCTGCAACAGTATTTTAAGGAAAATCAGATTTACAGGATCGATCATTATTTGGGCAAGGAGACCGTTCAAAATCTGTTAGTTACCCGTTTTGCGAATAGTATTTTTGAGCCATTGTGGAACAGGAACTATATACACCATGTGGAGATAACCAATGCGGAAAGTGTGGGTGTTGAGAAAAGAGGCGGTTACTATGACAAGTCCGGTGCATTACGGGATATGTTTCAAAACCACCTGTTACAAATAGTATCGTTGGTGGTCATGGAACCACCAATAGGCGATCAGCCAGAAGAAATCCGTAATGAGAAAGTAAAGGCATTAAAGTCCTTACGAATAATGAAGGATGCTAAAACCCTGCACGACCATACCATTAGAGCCCAATATATGGCCTCGAACATAGATGGTAAGGCGGTCAAGGGATATCGGGAAGAAGAAGGTGTAGCGGAAGATTCCTTAACGGAGACCTATGCTGCCATTAAATTTTATGTGGATAATTGGCGTTGGAAAGATGTTCCGTTCTATGTGCGCACCGCCAAAAGAATGCCCACTAAAGCCACAGAGGTGGTCATCCATTTTAAGACGCCGCATCATCAAATTTTTCAGGATACCGGTATGCACAACAAGGATAATAAACTGATCATACGCATACAGCCAGATGAAGGTATTTTGGTAAAGTTCGGGGTGAAAGTTCCGGGACAAGGTTTCAAGGTGGAGCGCGCCAATCTTGATTTTTATTATGATAGCCTAGCAGAAACAAAAGTTATGGAGGCCTATGAACGCTTGCTTTTGGATGCCATGCAAGGAGATGCGACCTTGTATGCCAGAGCAGATGAAGTAGAGGCGGCTTGGGAATTCGTAGACCCTATTCTGGACTACTGGAAGAACGGAAAGGACGTACGTATGTATGGTTATGCTGCCGGTGTTTGGGGACCTGAAAATGCGGATGAACTCATTGACGGAATAGGTTCGTGGAGAAATCCAGGTCCTAATTTGACGGATGACCCTGGTTTCTGCGTGCTTTGCTAA
- a CDS encoding 6-phosphogluconate dehydrogenase yields the protein MKKILFLFIGGLFVLLAAYYAFIYFVPYSEGVRSGELIKISHKGVLVKTWEGEISQGISGAQIFAFSVLDKDKKVIEKLKKYQGQYVKVNYTERFATFMWLGDTKYFITDVVPENSPHFNN from the coding sequence ATGAAAAAAATACTATTCCTATTTATAGGCGGACTCTTTGTGCTGCTAGCCGCATACTACGCATTTATTTATTTTGTGCCCTATAGCGAAGGGGTACGTTCTGGAGAGTTAATTAAAATAAGTCATAAAGGCGTCCTCGTTAAGACCTGGGAGGGAGAAATTAGTCAGGGTATCTCTGGAGCCCAGATTTTTGCGTTCTCCGTCTTGGATAAGGATAAAAAAGTTATTGAAAAGCTAAAGAAGTATCAAGGACAATACGTTAAAGTAAACTATACAGAACGCTTTGCTACTTTTATGTGGTTAGGAGATACCAAATATTTTATTACCGACGTGGTACCCGAAAATTCACCTCATTTTAACAACTAA
- a CDS encoding FecCD family ABC transporter permease: protein MEYQRTYRFSFLFLILLLGLCFVLNLSLGSVSISLSDTVNAIFGGELEDASSAYIIWNYRIPKSCTAILVGGGLALSGLLMQTLFRNPLAGPFVLGISSGASLGAALLIMGASFFSGLATFGLANDVALAIASSVGSFLVLLAVLVVALKIKDTMALLIIGLMFGSITAAIVSVLSYLSNAEKLQQFIYWSFGSVGNLSWSQLALLLGFVCLGVLLSVLSIKSLNGYLLGEHYAQSLGINLKKSRYIIIIATGLLAGSITAFAGPIAFVGLAVPHLTRQIFDTTDHRILVPAVLVYGGIILLICDMVAQLPGSVNVLPINAITSIIGAPVVIWLLLRSRKMVF, encoded by the coding sequence TTGGAGTATCAAAGAACATATCGTTTTTCATTCCTCTTTTTAATCCTGTTATTAGGGCTTTGTTTTGTACTAAATCTTAGCTTGGGCTCTGTTTCTATTTCTTTATCGGATACAGTAAATGCGATTTTTGGAGGGGAATTAGAGGACGCTTCCTCCGCATACATCATTTGGAATTATCGTATTCCCAAATCCTGTACTGCCATTTTAGTTGGTGGGGGCTTGGCACTAAGCGGGCTTTTGATGCAAACACTTTTCAGGAATCCATTGGCCGGACCTTTTGTTCTAGGAATTAGTTCAGGAGCCAGTTTAGGGGCGGCCCTTCTTATTATGGGCGCTTCCTTTTTTTCCGGATTGGCGACGTTTGGCCTTGCCAACGACGTTGCGCTGGCAATCGCCTCTAGTGTGGGTAGTTTCTTAGTGCTGTTGGCCGTGTTGGTCGTAGCCTTGAAAATAAAGGATACCATGGCATTACTCATTATCGGTCTTATGTTCGGAAGTATTACTGCGGCTATCGTAAGTGTGCTTTCCTATTTAAGCAATGCGGAAAAATTACAACAGTTCATCTATTGGTCCTTTGGTAGTGTCGGCAACCTGTCCTGGTCGCAATTGGCGCTGTTGCTGGGCTTTGTTTGTTTGGGCGTACTGTTAAGTGTACTGTCTATTAAATCCTTAAACGGATACTTGCTGGGAGAGCATTATGCACAAAGTCTAGGTATTAACCTTAAAAAGTCACGTTATATCATCATCATCGCTACAGGATTGTTAGCAGGAAGTATTACGGCCTTTGCGGGTCCCATAGCCTTTGTAGGTTTAGCCGTACCTCATTTAACACGACAAATTTTTGATACAACTGACCATAGAATATTGGTGCCCGCCGTGCTCGTTTATGGAGGAATCATTTTATTAATTTGCGATATGGTTGCGCAACTTCCCGGTTCGGTGAATGTACTACCTATAAACGCTATAACCAGTATCATCGGTGCGCCAGTGGTTATATGGTTATTATTGCGTAGTCGAAAAATGGTATTTTAA
- a CDS encoding ribose-5-phosphate isomerase produces the protein MPKTQYHIYVVELSKKVFTENRKFREANPQFNGVLECLYVGMTSKSPKERFEQHKTGYRNSKGHKLSANIVQKYGLYLRGSLYNHIAPLSNRAAALKMEETLALELRRKKYAVWFN, from the coding sequence TTGCCAAAAACCCAATATCATATCTACGTCGTAGAACTCTCTAAAAAGGTTTTTACCGAAAATAGAAAGTTCAGGGAAGCCAATCCGCAATTTAATGGTGTGCTGGAATGTTTATATGTGGGTATGACCAGTAAAAGTCCCAAGGAACGTTTTGAGCAACATAAAACAGGTTATAGAAACTCAAAAGGACATAAATTATCCGCCAATATCGTTCAAAAATATGGACTATACCTTCGTGGTAGTTTATACAACCACATAGCTCCATTATCCAATAGGGCAGCGGCCTTAAAAATGGAAGAAACCTTAGCCTTGGAACTACGACGCAAAAAATATGCTGTCTGGTTCAATTAA
- the gndA gene encoding NADP-dependent phosphogluconate dehydrogenase: protein MEQKYDFGLVGLGVMGRNFILNVADNGFTAFGNDLDTEKVSALIEEGGDKTKVDATTDAKVFINALSKPRKIMLLVPAGKVVDIVIENLLPDLEEGDIIIDGGNSFFTDTDRREAYLSEKGINFFGAGVSGGAKGARKGPSIMPGGNKEAYQHVKPIFEAVSAKYKDEPCVAYLGPKSAGNYVKMVHNGIEYGLMQLTSEIYDVLKKGGDFSNDELHATYAKWNAGRLQSFLVEITSEIFEQEDDLGDGRLVDKILDKAKQKGTGKWTSQNAMDLGIPVPSIDVAVSMREISALKDERIKADALYDRPKVAHMDKAKLEKLSEEALYFSFIITYAQGLHQLADASKEYGYELDIAVIAKIWRAGCIIRAGLLADITDAFKTDAKLPNLLLSPTFVKKVQGTVDAARELVAYGATNGIPLPGLSNSLTYFDAYTSSRLPLNLIQAQRDYFGSHTYERLDKEGVFHTEWKD from the coding sequence ATGGAGCAGAAATATGATTTTGGATTGGTAGGATTGGGTGTAATGGGCAGAAACTTTATCCTCAACGTTGCAGATAACGGTTTTACCGCCTTTGGTAATGATTTGGATACGGAAAAAGTAAGTGCGCTTATTGAAGAGGGGGGTGACAAAACTAAAGTGGACGCCACGACCGATGCCAAGGTTTTCATCAATGCACTGTCCAAACCCCGTAAAATTATGCTTCTGGTCCCTGCTGGGAAGGTGGTGGATATTGTTATAGAAAACCTGCTTCCAGATTTGGAGGAAGGCGATATTATTATAGACGGTGGCAATTCTTTCTTTACCGATACGGACAGACGCGAAGCGTATTTATCCGAAAAAGGAATTAACTTTTTTGGGGCTGGCGTGTCCGGTGGTGCAAAAGGGGCAAGAAAAGGACCTAGCATCATGCCCGGGGGCAATAAAGAAGCTTATCAGCATGTAAAACCTATTTTTGAGGCCGTATCCGCCAAGTACAAAGATGAGCCTTGTGTAGCCTATCTAGGGCCAAAATCTGCAGGAAACTATGTGAAGATGGTGCATAATGGTATTGAATACGGATTAATGCAGCTGACCTCGGAAATTTATGATGTACTCAAAAAAGGAGGTGACTTTTCCAATGATGAATTGCACGCTACCTATGCCAAATGGAATGCAGGTCGCCTACAATCTTTTCTGGTAGAAATAACCTCTGAAATATTTGAACAGGAAGATGATTTGGGTGATGGACGACTCGTTGATAAAATACTGGATAAGGCGAAGCAAAAGGGAACTGGAAAGTGGACCAGCCAAAACGCGATGGATTTAGGTATCCCTGTACCTTCTATAGATGTGGCCGTAAGCATGCGTGAAATTTCCGCTCTTAAGGATGAACGCATTAAAGCGGATGCGCTGTACGACCGACCCAAAGTGGCACATATGGACAAGGCCAAACTGGAGAAATTAAGTGAAGAGGCACTTTACTTTTCTTTTATCATTACTTATGCGCAAGGCCTTCACCAACTTGCAGATGCTTCCAAAGAATACGGGTACGAACTGGATATTGCGGTAATTGCCAAAATATGGCGGGCAGGTTGTATCATCCGTGCCGGACTTTTAGCAGATATCACCGATGCGTTTAAAACGGATGCCAAATTACCTAACCTGTTGCTTTCCCCTACCTTTGTTAAGAAGGTTCAAGGTACCGTTGATGCGGCTCGTGAACTGGTAGCTTATGGCGCAACGAACGGAATACCCTTACCGGGACTTTCCAATTCACTAACTTATTTTGATGCCTATACGTCTTCCAGACTACCGTTGAATCTTATACAAGCACAACGCGATTATTTTGGCTCGCATACCTATGAGCGATTGGACAAAGAAGGTGTATTTCATACGGAATGGAAGGATTAA
- a CDS encoding class I SAM-dependent methyltransferase, whose product MIQGGKKYKSNSEISKEWDAIAKVRSKQLRRHEDISMDKVLIPILLDMTSDSNFSNVIDLGCGTGYSTKQFYKKSNKLTGIDVSPLSIKEAKISSPEINFVTNSIENHSKLNSNKYSLAISNMTFMDVPNLEDVVKSTSKLLKLNSHLVFTITHPYFWPLYWGYEKQDWFNYSQEIEIEANFNITLNHSSFKTTHYHRPLETYVNLLGKYNFQIIEMREPIPNNEIMSEYPSKWKYPRFIGLKCIKTNGNTE is encoded by the coding sequence ATGATTCAAGGAGGAAAAAAATATAAAAGTAATAGCGAAATATCGAAGGAATGGGACGCTATTGCGAAAGTCAGGTCAAAGCAATTAAGAAGACATGAAGATATCAGCATGGATAAAGTACTGATTCCAATATTATTGGACATGACCTCTGATAGTAATTTCTCAAATGTCATTGATTTAGGCTGCGGAACTGGATATTCTACTAAACAATTTTATAAAAAGTCCAATAAATTAACAGGAATTGATGTTAGCCCATTATCAATAAAAGAAGCAAAAATATCTTCCCCAGAGATAAATTTCGTCACAAATTCAATTGAAAATCATTCGAAATTAAATAGTAATAAGTATTCTTTGGCTATTTCGAACATGACGTTTATGGACGTCCCTAACTTGGAAGACGTGGTAAAAAGCACGAGTAAGTTATTAAAACTAAATTCGCATTTAGTTTTTACAATAACCCACCCTTACTTCTGGCCATTGTATTGGGGCTATGAAAAACAGGACTGGTTTAACTATTCTCAAGAAATCGAAATTGAAGCGAACTTCAATATCACTCTGAATCATTCATCTTTTAAAACGACGCATTATCACAGACCTTTAGAAACATATGTCAATTTATTAGGTAAATACAATTTCCAAATCATAGAAATGAGAGAGCCTATACCTAACAATGAAATAATGAGTGAATATCCTTCAAAATGGAAATATCCAAGGTTTATTGGCTTAAAATGTATTAAAACCAACGGAAATACCGAATAA
- a CDS encoding ABC transporter ATP-binding protein: MKHSALDVSDLSIGYKSISICDNMNFQLQKGELTAIVGINGIGKSTLLRTLGNFQPKISGSIKINGKNLEDYDPLTLASKISVVLTEPIASKNLTVQEIIALGRQPYTNWLGKLSSNDLLKITAAIEMLELTNLKHQKCYELSDGQLQRVLIARAFAQDTDMILLDEPTSHLDLYHKVQILKLLQSIAHQTQKTILFTSHEIEMSIQLCDKMVILDGAKNPFEQPCTLIKNKAFERLFPSDTVTFDSATGAFRIQK; encoded by the coding sequence GTGAAACATAGCGCCTTAGATGTAAGCGATTTGTCCATTGGCTATAAATCCATATCCATTTGCGATAATATGAACTTTCAACTTCAAAAAGGAGAGCTTACCGCAATCGTTGGTATCAACGGTATTGGTAAATCCACCTTGTTACGGACCCTTGGCAATTTTCAACCTAAAATTTCAGGAAGCATCAAAATAAACGGCAAGAATTTAGAGGATTATGATCCGTTAACTTTGGCCTCTAAAATCAGTGTGGTCCTGACAGAACCGATTGCCTCAAAGAACCTTACAGTACAGGAAATCATAGCGTTAGGTAGACAACCCTATACCAATTGGCTGGGCAAGCTATCCTCCAACGATCTTCTAAAAATTACCGCGGCTATTGAGATGTTGGAGCTTACAAATTTGAAACATCAAAAGTGCTATGAACTAAGCGATGGACAATTGCAACGCGTACTCATTGCCAGAGCTTTTGCCCAGGATACGGATATGATACTACTGGATGAGCCCACTTCCCATTTAGACTTGTATCACAAAGTTCAAATCTTGAAATTGTTACAATCCATTGCGCACCAAACTCAAAAAACAATTCTATTCACAAGCCATGAGATAGAAATGTCCATACAGCTCTGTGATAAAATGGTAATTCTGGATGGTGCTAAAAACCCTTTTGAACAACCTTGTACACTTATCAAAAACAAGGCTTTTGAGCGTCTTTTTCCTTCAGATACCGTAACTTTTGATTCCGCTACGGGAGCTTTTCGTATTCAGAAGTAA
- a CDS encoding glyoxalase, protein MKLSGKSIRTFIGAKDYTISRNFYNDLGFKEIVTSENMSYFCSGDFGFYLQDAYVKDWVDNSMVFFEVTDLKSTLTHIKSLNLTEKYDKVRLSEIVHNDWGSEFFLYDPSGILWHFGKFKAY, encoded by the coding sequence ATGAAACTGTCAGGAAAATCCATCAGAACGTTTATCGGCGCTAAGGATTATACTATTTCCAGAAATTTCTATAACGATTTAGGGTTTAAGGAAATCGTAACCTCTGAAAACATGTCCTATTTCTGTAGTGGGGATTTTGGGTTCTATTTACAAGACGCCTACGTCAAAGACTGGGTAGATAATTCCATGGTTTTCTTTGAAGTTACTGATTTAAAAAGCACCTTAACGCACATCAAAAGCCTAAATCTAACGGAAAAATACGATAAGGTTCGCTTATCGGAAATTGTTCATAACGATTGGGGAAGCGAGTTCTTTCTCTACGACCCTAGCGGCATCTTATGGCATTTTGGAAAATTTAAAGCGTACTGA
- the carB gene encoding carbamoyl-phosphate synthase large subunit produces the protein MPKRKDLNSILIIGSGPIIIGQACEFDYAGSQSLRSLKEDGIETILINSNPATIMTDPSMADHIYLKPLTTKSIIEILKEHPQIDAVLPTMGGQTALNLCIEADKKGIWEDFDVQMIGVDIDAINITEDREQFRELMLKIGVGMAPQATATSFLKGKEIAQEFGFPLVIRASYTLGGAGASIVHKPEDFDALLSHGLEISPIHEVMIDKALMGWKEYELELLRDKNDNVVIICAIENMDPMGIHTGDSITVAPAMTLSDKTYQKMRDMAIHMMRSIGDFEGGCNVQFAVSPDENEDIIAIEINPRVSRSSALASKATGYPIAKVATKLAIGYSLDELENQITKSTSALFEPTLDYVIVKIPRWNFDKFEGSDRTLGLQMKAVGEVMGIGRSFQEALHKATQSLEIKRNGLGADGKGYKDYDQIISKLTIPSWDRVFVIYDAIQMGIPLSRIYEITKIDMWFLKQYEELFQLEKEISKFTIATLTKDLLLEAKQKGFADRQIAHMLDCYESEVYNKRTELNINRVYKLVDTCAAEFKAMTPYYYSTFEEEIETPDGTRYVENDSIVTDKKKIVVLGSGPNRIGQGIEFDYCCVHGVLAAAECGYETIMINCNPETVSTDFDTADKLYFEPVFWEHIYDIIRHEKPEGVIVQLGGQTALKLAEKLSKYGIKIIGTSFESLDLAEDRGSFSTLLKENNIPFPEFGVAETADEALQLADKLNFPLLVRPSYVLGGQGMKIVINKEELEEHVVDLLRKIPNNKLLLDHYLDGAIEAEADAICDGKDVYIIGIMEHIEPCGIHSGDSNATLPPFNLGEFVMQQIKDHTRKIALALNTVGLINIQFAIKDDMVYIIEANPRASRTVPFIAKAYKEPYVNYATKVMLGEKKIKDFDFNPQLEGYAIKQPVFSFNKFPNVNKNLGPEMKSTGESILFIDSLKDDEFYNLYARRKMYLSK, from the coding sequence ATGCCGAAAAGAAAAGATTTAAACTCGATTTTAATTATTGGTTCAGGACCCATAATCATTGGTCAGGCTTGCGAATTTGATTACGCCGGATCACAATCCCTACGTTCCCTGAAGGAAGACGGAATTGAAACTATTTTAATAAATAGCAATCCTGCTACAATTATGACGGACCCTTCCATGGCCGATCATATTTATTTAAAACCATTGACTACAAAATCGATAATAGAAATCTTAAAAGAGCATCCACAAATCGATGCCGTTTTGCCTACTATGGGTGGTCAGACAGCTTTGAATTTGTGTATAGAAGCCGATAAGAAGGGAATCTGGGAGGATTTTGATGTACAAATGATAGGTGTGGATATTGATGCTATTAATATAACCGAAGACAGGGAGCAGTTCCGCGAACTAATGCTGAAAATTGGTGTGGGTATGGCACCGCAGGCAACAGCGACCTCGTTCCTAAAAGGAAAAGAAATTGCTCAGGAATTTGGTTTTCCCTTAGTGATTAGAGCATCCTATACCCTTGGTGGTGCGGGTGCTTCAATTGTTCATAAGCCCGAGGATTTTGATGCGCTGTTGAGTCATGGTCTGGAGATTTCCCCGATACATGAGGTTATGATAGATAAGGCCCTAATGGGTTGGAAAGAGTACGAATTAGAATTACTAAGGGATAAAAATGACAATGTAGTCATCATCTGTGCTATTGAGAATATGGACCCAATGGGAATCCATACGGGGGATTCCATTACGGTGGCACCCGCAATGACACTTTCGGATAAGACCTATCAAAAAATGCGTGATATGGCCATTCATATGATGCGTAGCATAGGTGATTTTGAAGGTGGTTGTAACGTTCAGTTTGCGGTGAGCCCGGACGAAAATGAAGATATCATAGCTATTGAGATAAATCCTAGAGTTTCGAGATCATCGGCCTTGGCGTCCAAAGCAACGGGTTATCCTATTGCCAAGGTGGCCACCAAGCTAGCTATAGGTTATTCGTTGGATGAGTTGGAAAATCAGATTACAAAATCTACTTCGGCCCTCTTTGAACCTACCTTGGATTATGTCATTGTAAAGATACCCCGTTGGAACTTTGATAAGTTTGAAGGGTCTGACCGTACCTTGGGGCTACAGATGAAAGCCGTTGGAGAAGTAATGGGAATAGGCAGGTCTTTCCAAGAAGCACTGCACAAAGCCACACAGTCCTTAGAAATCAAGAGAAACGGTTTGGGAGCTGATGGAAAAGGATATAAAGATTACGACCAAATTATAAGCAAGCTAACCATACCAAGTTGGGACAGGGTTTTTGTGATTTATGATGCCATTCAAATGGGAATCCCGTTGAGTAGAATTTATGAAATCACAAAAATTGATATGTGGTTCTTGAAGCAGTATGAAGAACTGTTCCAATTGGAGAAAGAGATTTCTAAATTCACGATAGCCACCTTGACCAAAGACCTATTATTAGAGGCCAAGCAAAAAGGCTTTGCGGATAGGCAAATAGCGCATATGCTAGACTGCTATGAAAGTGAAGTCTACAACAAACGAACAGAATTAAACATTAATAGGGTTTATAAACTGGTGGATACCTGTGCGGCTGAATTTAAAGCAATGACCCCGTATTACTATTCCACTTTTGAGGAAGAAATAGAAACACCGGACGGTACAAGATATGTTGAGAACGATAGTATCGTTACCGACAAGAAGAAAATAGTTGTACTAGGTTCGGGCCCAAACAGGATAGGGCAGGGTATTGAGTTTGATTACTGTTGTGTGCACGGTGTATTGGCCGCGGCGGAATGCGGTTATGAAACCATAATGATCAACTGTAATCCAGAAACGGTTTCCACAGATTTCGATACGGCAGATAAATTGTATTTTGAGCCGGTTTTCTGGGAACATATTTACGATATCATCCGTCATGAGAAACCCGAAGGAGTAATCGTTCAATTGGGTGGACAGACGGCTCTAAAGCTTGCCGAAAAACTATCCAAATACGGAATTAAGATTATTGGCACCAGCTTTGAGTCGCTCGATTTAGCTGAGGATAGAGGAAGTTTCTCCACCTTGTTAAAGGAGAATAATATTCCTTTTCCAGAATTCGGTGTGGCAGAAACCGCGGATGAGGCCCTACAGCTTGCGGACAAACTTAACTTTCCCTTATTGGTAAGACCTTCTTACGTATTGGGAGGTCAAGGAATGAAAATTGTAATCAATAAGGAAGAGTTGGAAGAGCACGTGGTAGATTTATTGCGTAAGATTCCAAATAACAAACTACTATTGGATCATTATCTAGATGGCGCCATCGAAGCAGAAGCAGATGCTATTTGTGACGGCAAGGATGTTTACATCATTGGTATCATGGAGCATATTGAGCCTTGCGGTATTCATTCCGGAGATTCCAACGCTACCTTACCACCATTTAACTTAGGGGAGTTTGTGATGCAGCAGATTAAGGATCATACTAGAAAAATTGCCTTGGCTCTTAATACGGTAGGTTTGATAAATATTCAATTTGCGATTAAGGATGACATGGTCTATATCATTGAGGCTAATCCTCGTGCATCAAGAACGGTTCCGTTTATTGCAAAGGCATATAAAGAGCCTTATGTAAACTATGCCACTAAAGTGATGCTAGGAGAGAAAAAGATAAAGGATTTTGATTTTAATCCACAATTAGAGGGTTATGCCATTAAACAACCGGTTTTCTCTTTCAACAAATTTCCTAACGTAAATAAGAATTTAGGTCCGGAAATGAAGAGTACAGGAGAAAGTATTCTTTTCATTGACAGTTTAAAGGATGATGAATTCTATAACCTTTACGCGAGAAGAAAAATGTATTTGAGTAAGTAA
- the pgl gene encoding 6-phosphogluconolactonase, which produces MELKIYKDKNEVAKEFSSYLADFVAAKETVHIALSGGSTPKIVFDRLASDYAAKIDWSKIHFYWGDERCVPPTDEQSNYKMTVDHLFSKITMPEENIHRVLGENNPTGEAMRYANLLEINLDRVDGIPQFDLVILGMGDDGHTASIFPHEIALWHAEDHCVVATHPDSGQERVSINGKVINKSKEVAFLVTGESKAEKVTEIISKTGEHKSYPASLVNPESGNLVWFLDHSAASGVKGD; this is translated from the coding sequence ATGGAATTAAAGATTTACAAGGATAAAAACGAAGTCGCAAAAGAATTTTCCAGCTACTTAGCGGATTTTGTGGCTGCGAAAGAAACGGTGCATATTGCATTATCAGGAGGAAGTACACCAAAGATTGTCTTTGATAGGTTAGCTTCCGATTATGCAGCTAAAATTGATTGGAGTAAAATCCATTTTTATTGGGGTGATGAGCGTTGTGTACCACCCACGGATGAACAGAGCAATTATAAAATGACGGTAGACCATCTTTTTTCTAAGATTACTATGCCAGAAGAAAATATTCATCGTGTTTTGGGAGAGAATAATCCAACGGGAGAGGCGATGCGCTATGCAAATCTTTTGGAGATTAACTTGGATAGGGTAGATGGGATACCTCAGTTTGACCTGGTGATTTTGGGCATGGGTGATGACGGACATACAGCTTCTATCTTTCCGCATGAAATAGCGCTATGGCATGCTGAGGATCATTGTGTTGTGGCTACGCATCCAGATTCTGGTCAAGAGCGTGTTTCCATTAATGGAAAGGTGATCAATAAATCCAAGGAAGTCGCTTTTTTAGTAACGGGCGAAAGTAAAGCAGAAAAAGTAACCGAAATCATAAGCAAAACTGGGGAACATAAAAGTTATCCGGCAAGTCTCGTAAACCCTGAGTCGGGAAATTTAGTATGGTTTTTAGACCATAGTGCGGCTTCAGGGGTTAAGGGAGATTAA
- a CDS encoding acyl-CoA thioesterase yields MEQFKSAKASRVSITELMLPSHSNFGGKVHGGHILNLMDQIAFACASKHSRRYCVTASVNRVDFLNPIEVGELVTLRASINYTGKTSMVVGVRVESENITTGKKKHCNSSYFTMVAKDEEGNSVAIPGLLVTDAQGVRRFARSKFRKESAFKRDTKFDENNFKVDEFLAVLASENCKLNLP; encoded by the coding sequence ATGGAACAATTTAAAAGCGCAAAGGCATCTAGAGTTTCAATTACCGAATTAATGCTACCCTCCCATTCCAATTTTGGCGGGAAAGTACATGGCGGACATATTCTGAATCTTATGGACCAAATCGCCTTTGCCTGTGCCTCCAAGCATTCTAGGCGTTATTGCGTAACGGCTTCGGTGAATCGCGTAGATTTCCTAAACCCCATTGAAGTTGGAGAGCTGGTCACCCTAAGGGCATCTATTAATTATACCGGAAAGACTTCTATGGTCGTAGGTGTACGTGTAGAATCGGAAAACATTACTACGGGCAAAAAGAAGCACTGTAATTCCTCTTACTTCACTATGGTAGCCAAAGATGAAGAAGGCAATAGTGTAGCCATTCCTGGACTATTGGTAACCGATGCGCAAGGTGTACGACGTTTTGCTAGAAGTAAATTCCGAAAAGAATCGGCCTTTAAAAGAGATACCAAGTTTGATGAAAACAATTTTAAAGTTGATGAATTTCTTGCCGTTCTAGCTTCTGAAAATTGCAAACTTAATCTCCCTTAA